From Bacteroidales bacterium, one genomic window encodes:
- a CDS encoding helix-turn-helix domain-containing protein, which produces MANENISQFYMAKAANMPGIEFMDTDFAICNTLEEVPLPKDPGRIDAAIVGLCVCGSIRLRINLDDYQISKNQIVLIMPDQIIQLGKKSKDYKGIYILASKNFINEMLPYFNQLSIFLYVKEHPVTDLSAEEVNIFKEYHSFLWKKLKMRDNAYRKEISRNLLLALLYEAYGMFSKHRLPETRKTRQEELFADFVKLVQLNFRREHSVSFYADKLCITSKYLSLLVKSVSNRSASVWIDEYVILEAKALLTSSTLTIKQISDTLGFVNQSFFGKFFRRHAGVSPRKFRGAAC; this is translated from the coding sequence GGCAAACGAAAATATTTCTCAATTTTATATGGCAAAGGCTGCCAACATGCCGGGCATAGAGTTTATGGATACGGATTTTGCAATTTGCAATACGTTGGAAGAAGTACCTCTGCCAAAGGACCCCGGGCGCATAGATGCTGCAATTGTAGGACTTTGCGTTTGCGGAAGCATCAGATTAAGAATAAACCTTGATGATTATCAGATATCTAAAAATCAGATAGTTCTGATAATGCCTGACCAGATTATCCAGCTTGGCAAAAAGAGCAAAGACTATAAAGGAATTTATATCCTTGCATCCAAGAATTTTATAAATGAGATGCTTCCTTATTTTAATCAGCTCTCAATCTTCTTGTACGTGAAGGAGCATCCCGTAACTGATTTAAGTGCGGAGGAGGTCAATATCTTTAAAGAGTATCATTCATTCCTTTGGAAAAAGTTGAAAATGAGGGATAATGCATATAGGAAAGAAATCTCCCGCAATCTTCTCCTGGCTCTGTTGTATGAGGCGTACGGAATGTTTTCCAAGCACCGTCTTCCTGAGACTAGAAAGACAAGGCAGGAGGAGTTGTTTGCAGATTTTGTGAAGCTGGTGCAATTGAATTTCAGGAGAGAGCATTCTGTCTCTTTTTATGCAGACAAATTGTGCATTACGTCTAAATATCTTTCACTTTTAGTTAAAAGCGTGAGCAACAGGTCCGCAAGCGTGTGGATAGATGAATATGTAATTTTGGAAGCTAAGGCATTGCTGACGTCTTCCACTTTGACAATTAAACAAATATCTGATACTCTGGGATTTGTAAACCAATCGTTTTTTGGAAAATTTTTCCGCAGGCATGCAGGAGTTTCTCCAAGAAAATTCAGAGGAGCAGCCTGCTAA